In the genome of Pelobacter seleniigenes DSM 18267, one region contains:
- a CDS encoding DMT family transporter encodes MSKQHSALGIWYILAATLLWGTTGTAQAFSPLGYDPLVIGTLRLVIGGAALLGLALFRHELGRWRDWNWFLVLAAALFTAGYQVCFFAAVAKTGVAVGTMVSIGSAPIIGGLLGKICRGELLSRRWWFATVLAVSGGGLLGLGSGSLTVNLFGIALALGAGASYATYTLLIKGLLEKHSPNAVMALVVCGGAILLAPLLLNRDLTWLAQPRAIAVVLHLGLATMALSYWFFSRGLQMVQVSTAVTLSLAEPMVAATLGIVVLGEHLTVPALGGICLIFAGLIVLIVSPSLAGRRKAARVPDLP; translated from the coding sequence ATGTCCAAACAACATTCCGCTCTCGGCATCTGGTATATCCTGGCTGCCACGCTGCTCTGGGGCACCACCGGTACCGCCCAGGCTTTCTCCCCCCTGGGTTACGACCCGCTGGTGATCGGGACCCTGCGCCTGGTGATTGGTGGTGCGGCCTTGCTCGGTCTGGCCCTGTTCCGCCACGAACTGGGCCGCTGGCGGGACTGGAACTGGTTCCTGGTCTTGGCCGCAGCCCTCTTTACCGCTGGCTATCAGGTCTGTTTTTTTGCCGCCGTCGCCAAGACTGGCGTGGCGGTCGGAACCATGGTCAGCATCGGCAGCGCCCCGATCATCGGCGGGCTGCTCGGCAAAATCTGCCGTGGCGAATTGCTCAGCCGGCGCTGGTGGTTCGCCACCGTCCTGGCGGTCAGCGGCGGCGGGCTGCTCGGCCTGGGCAGCGGTTCCCTGACCGTCAACCTGTTCGGCATCGCTCTGGCCTTGGGGGCCGGTGCCTCCTATGCCACCTATACGTTGCTGATCAAAGGCCTGCTGGAAAAACATTCGCCCAATGCGGTCATGGCCCTGGTCGTCTGCGGCGGCGCCATCCTGCTGGCACCACTGCTCCTGAACAGAGACCTGACCTGGCTGGCGCAGCCTCGTGCCATCGCCGTTGTCCTGCACCTCGGCCTGGCCACCATGGCACTGTCCTACTGGTTCTTTTCCCGCGGCTTGCAGATGGTCCAGGTCTCCACCGCTGTGACCCTGTCCCTGGCCGAGCCCATGGTTGCCGCAACCCTTGGCATTGTGGTACTTGGCGAGCACCTCACCGTGCCGGCTTTGGGGGGGATCTGTCTTATTTTTGCCGGTTTGATCGTGCTTATCGTCAGCCCTTCCCTGGCGGGCAGAAGAAAAGCCGCCCGGGTACCCGACTTGCCGTAA
- a CDS encoding TetR/AcrR family transcriptional regulator, giving the protein MGNKEQTRQKILLAVGELLAKDGFKKFGVNTLARQAGVDKVLIYRYFGGLPGLLRSFGESADFWPTLDEIANGNLQEFRNKPLGEAVGELLVNFARALRKRPLTREIMAWEMLEPNELTTILAETREEWAQRLFATFSTRLTETDLDLTAITALLGAAINYLVIRSRNTQIFNLLEINSAAGWQRLEESLLQLCRNCFAEPAVS; this is encoded by the coding sequence ATGGGCAACAAAGAACAGACCCGGCAAAAGATCCTTCTGGCGGTCGGCGAACTGCTCGCCAAAGACGGCTTCAAAAAGTTCGGCGTCAACACCCTGGCTCGCCAGGCCGGGGTCGACAAGGTCCTGATCTATCGTTATTTCGGGGGGTTGCCCGGGCTGCTGCGCAGTTTCGGCGAGTCCGCCGACTTCTGGCCAACCCTGGATGAGATTGCCAATGGCAATCTGCAGGAATTCCGTAACAAACCCCTCGGTGAAGCGGTTGGTGAGTTACTGGTGAATTTTGCCCGGGCGTTGCGCAAACGACCGCTGACCCGAGAAATCATGGCCTGGGAAATGCTCGAACCGAATGAGCTGACCACTATCCTGGCCGAGACCCGGGAAGAGTGGGCGCAGCGGCTGTTCGCCACTTTCAGTACGCGACTGACCGAAACCGATCTCGACCTGACCGCGATCACTGCCCTGCTCGGCGCAGCCATCAATTATCTGGTCATCCGTAGCCGCAACACCCAGATCTTTAACCTGTTGGAGATCAATTCCGCTGCCGGCTGGCAGCGCCTGGAAGAAAGCTTACTGCAGCTGTGCCGCAACTGTTTTGCCGAGCCAGCGGTCAGCTGA
- a CDS encoding DUF3313 family protein — protein MLPFAKIMTGILLCLLLPGCAGQVPTRSGFLDNYSTLQQPFGRRDCAALPPARPIRYQAVAIAPIRFADSVATRLSHAEQKRLAGILTQALRQKLTPPMSQPTGASATLRIRAAITAINESRPALNLLTTLALFLPLDTGGVSVELEALDPVTGRRIAAMSAGQSGSPFWFRSSFQRFGHAEKGLPLLAAEFHHLLTAAGSDAAPADQ, from the coding sequence ATGCTCCCGTTTGCCAAAATCATGACTGGTATCCTGCTCTGCCTGCTGCTGCCGGGTTGTGCCGGACAGGTTCCCACCCGCAGCGGTTTTCTGGACAATTACAGCACCCTGCAGCAGCCCTTCGGCCGCCGCGACTGTGCAGCCTTGCCCCCGGCCCGGCCGATCCGTTACCAAGCCGTCGCCATTGCGCCGATCCGGTTTGCCGATTCCGTTGCCACCCGGCTGAGCCATGCAGAGCAAAAGAGGTTGGCCGGGATCCTCACCCAGGCCCTGCGCCAGAAGCTGACACCCCCAATGTCCCAACCGACCGGAGCAAGCGCAACCCTGCGCATCCGTGCAGCCATCACCGCCATCAATGAGTCCCGGCCAGCTCTGAACCTGTTGACCACCCTGGCCCTGTTTCTGCCCCTGGATACGGGCGGCGTCAGTGTGGAACTTGAAGCCCTTGACCCGGTCACCGGCCGACGGATTGCAGCAATGAGCGCAGGACAATCGGGCTCGCCGTTCTGGTTCCGGTCCTCGTTTCAGCGCTTCGGCCATGCCGAAAAAGGGTTACCTCTGCTCGCCGCCGAATTTCACCACCTGCTCACCGCGGCTGGGTCAGATGCTGCCCCGGCCGACCAGTAA
- a CDS encoding Acg family FMN-binding oxidoreductase, translating into MNPSRRHFLKTCSLCSLLSITPGLLTSCFSGPSGALRGPVGPVANARLSAAAAGILNHAALAPSGHNSQPWQVSLHSPRHWSIGIPPRRRLPAVDPHARESLISLGAFVENLVQAALAYGYQVAASVTASDPQETKILEIKLSPQSPATTVDLSLLGQRRTVKQGQQQRLLQSSDVRLLQLSSQHRLDYLPRDQATAASIRAGTVLAMASQCQRDAAMAELARWIRFRRSAVNRQRDGLTVAGMELNGLAGWWVGNFYQADDVMTETFRRKTVTITEELSRQGAGWLVLHSAGDSPTELIAVGRSLQRILLQARRLNIACHPMSQLLEEQIGQRELALQFGADHSIQMLLRVGYLERYPAPVTPRRPAQWFVTG; encoded by the coding sequence ATGAACCCTTCCCGCCGCCACTTTCTCAAAACTTGCAGTCTCTGCAGCCTGCTCTCCATCACCCCCGGATTGCTGACCAGCTGTTTCTCCGGCCCCTCCGGGGCATTGCGCGGCCCGGTCGGCCCGGTCGCCAATGCCCGGCTGTCCGCAGCAGCGGCAGGGATTCTGAACCATGCCGCCCTGGCACCGAGCGGACACAACAGCCAGCCATGGCAGGTCAGCTTACATTCTCCCCGTCACTGGAGCATCGGAATCCCGCCTCGGCGGCGGCTGCCGGCGGTCGATCCCCATGCGCGGGAATCCTTGATTTCCCTGGGAGCCTTTGTTGAAAACCTGGTTCAGGCCGCCCTGGCCTACGGTTATCAGGTCGCTGCTTCGGTGACCGCAAGCGACCCTCAGGAGACAAAAATACTGGAGATCAAGCTGTCCCCGCAATCGCCCGCGACAACCGTCGACCTGTCCCTGCTGGGCCAACGGAGAACGGTGAAGCAGGGGCAGCAGCAGCGTTTGCTGCAGAGCAGCGATGTCCGTCTGCTCCAGCTTAGCAGCCAGCACCGGCTCGACTACCTGCCGCGCGATCAGGCCACGGCCGCAAGTATCAGGGCAGGAACAGTCCTGGCCATGGCCAGCCAGTGCCAAAGGGATGCGGCCATGGCGGAACTGGCCCGGTGGATCCGCTTCAGGCGAAGTGCGGTCAACCGCCAACGGGACGGATTGACCGTCGCCGGTATGGAGCTTAATGGGCTGGCCGGCTGGTGGGTAGGGAATTTTTATCAGGCGGACGATGTCATGACCGAAACGTTCCGGCGCAAGACCGTCACAATAACCGAGGAGCTCAGCAGGCAGGGCGCGGGTTGGCTGGTTCTGCACAGCGCAGGTGATTCGCCGACCGAGCTGATTGCGGTCGGCCGGAGTCTGCAGCGGATTCTGCTGCAAGCACGGCGGCTCAATATCGCCTGCCACCCGATGAGCCAGCTGCTGGAAGAACAGATTGGGCAACGCGAGTTGGCGCTGCAGTTCGGTGCCGACCACAGCATCCAGATGCTGCTGCGAGTTGGCTATCTGGAGCGCTATCCCGCGCCGGTCACGCCGCGGCGACCGGCGCAGTGGTTTGTGACCGGCTAA
- a CDS encoding 4Fe-4S binding protein — translation MNTHETMPICNIDTEKKRSYKWLLALIMVTVIALGWKFPLLGFVVPVAMGSGILGAFFRGRWMCGNACPRGSFLDTWFKPLAANRRLPRWLKSPLFRWSVLVALMGFMGYRLSLQPTDPLHWGRVFWQMCLVTTLAALGLGLVYRARAWCAICPVGTMAAAIDRGQYQLQIDPSCRGCAACANSCPMQLPIASYRSKGVLAEADCIKCSTCRSACPRPGVLTWPQRLA, via the coding sequence ATGAATACTCATGAAACAATGCCCATCTGCAACATCGACACAGAGAAAAAACGCAGCTATAAATGGCTGTTGGCCCTGATTATGGTGACGGTCATTGCACTGGGCTGGAAATTTCCGCTGCTCGGATTTGTCGTGCCGGTCGCCATGGGGAGCGGGATTCTCGGCGCTTTTTTCCGTGGCCGCTGGATGTGCGGCAACGCCTGCCCCCGAGGCAGTTTTCTGGATACCTGGTTCAAACCGCTGGCCGCCAACCGGAGGCTCCCGCGGTGGTTGAAAAGCCCCTTGTTCCGCTGGAGTGTGCTGGTGGCCCTGATGGGTTTCATGGGCTATCGATTGTCCCTGCAGCCGACTGATCCGTTGCACTGGGGGCGGGTCTTCTGGCAGATGTGTCTGGTGACCACCCTGGCCGCGCTCGGCCTGGGCCTGGTCTACCGTGCCAGAGCCTGGTGCGCGATCTGCCCGGTCGGGACCATGGCTGCCGCCATCGACCGCGGTCAATATCAATTACAGATCGATCCGTCCTGCCGGGGGTGCGCGGCGTGCGCAAACAGTTGTCCCATGCAACTACCAATCGCCAGTTATCGGAGCAAAGGCGTCCTGGCTGAGGCGGATTGCATCAAGTGTTCGACCTGCCGCTCCGCCTGTCCGCGCCCCGGGGTGCTGACCTGGCCACAGCGGCTGGCCTGA
- a CDS encoding radical SAM protein: MYYFDYDEPLFRPPSEAHSLIIQVTIGCSQNSCGFCGMYKMKNFRIRPLADIFAEIDSIPLPHRPYIQRVFLGDGDGLVYPQEQLLAVLDKLASTLPRLNRVGAYASPNSLTTKTVAELAQLRQRKLRILYFGLESGDAETIELVNKRFSPEVMLTLCRKAQQAELKLSVTAILGLAGRARTQQHAEATAAWINALAPEYFSLLTMFRRHNDAYFKCIAPLSNGEVLQEALRVVSHLNPSHTILRSNHVSNILHLAGSYPKDRQKIIAQAEAALQEGRRHPDWFNLVPDYEEEFF; this comes from the coding sequence ATGTACTATTTTGATTACGACGAACCCCTGTTCCGCCCACCCTCTGAAGCCCACTCACTGATCATCCAGGTCACTATCGGCTGTTCCCAGAACAGCTGCGGCTTCTGCGGTATGTATAAAATGAAAAACTTTCGGATCCGCCCGCTGGCGGATATCTTTGCCGAAATCGACAGTATTCCACTGCCGCACCGCCCCTATATCCAGCGGGTATTCCTGGGCGACGGCGACGGCTTGGTCTATCCCCAGGAGCAGCTGCTCGCGGTGCTGGACAAGCTCGCCAGCACTTTGCCGCGGCTCAACCGGGTCGGGGCCTACGCATCGCCGAACAGCCTGACCACCAAAACCGTCGCCGAACTCGCCCAATTGCGCCAGCGTAAGCTGCGGATTCTCTATTTCGGCCTGGAAAGCGGCGATGCCGAGACCATCGAACTGGTCAACAAAAGATTCTCCCCGGAGGTCATGCTGACGCTGTGCAGAAAGGCCCAGCAGGCGGAGCTGAAGCTGTCCGTGACCGCGATTCTCGGCCTGGCGGGACGGGCGCGGACCCAGCAGCATGCCGAGGCCACCGCAGCCTGGATCAACGCGCTGGCCCCGGAATACTTTTCTCTGCTGACCATGTTCCGCCGCCATAACGATGCGTACTTCAAGTGCATCGCCCCGCTCAGCAACGGAGAAGTCCTGCAGGAGGCCCTGCGCGTCGTCAGCCATCTCAATCCCAGCCACACCATCCTGCGCTCCAATCATGTCTCGAACATTCTGCACCTGGCCGGCAGCTATCCGAAGGATCGGCAGAAAATCATTGCCCAGGCCGAGGCGGCGCTACAGGAAGGTCGCCGGCATCCGGACTGGTTCAATCTGGTCCCGGATTACGAAGAAGAATTCTTCTGA
- a CDS encoding YSC84-related protein translates to MKRIHFTIILTAALLLAGLLGSAVADDYDVTVYTFKQSPTVQPFFASAYGYAVFPTIGKGGFVIGAAYGKGLVFRNEQVTGEATMAKASIGAQLGGQAFSEIIFFENKDAYDRFTSGQFEFEASASAVAITAGAQAKAGTDGATASASTSSSDAEQRNVGYRRGMAVFVHIKGGLMYEASIGGQAFQFTPLNK, encoded by the coding sequence ATGAAACGGATTCATTTCACCATCATTCTGACCGCGGCCTTATTATTGGCCGGTCTGCTCGGCAGCGCCGTCGCTGACGACTACGACGTGACGGTCTATACCTTTAAACAATCACCGACGGTCCAACCGTTCTTTGCCTCGGCCTACGGTTATGCGGTCTTCCCCACTATCGGCAAAGGCGGCTTTGTCATTGGCGCGGCTTATGGCAAGGGGCTGGTGTTCCGCAACGAACAGGTCACCGGCGAGGCGACCATGGCCAAGGCCAGCATCGGTGCTCAATTGGGCGGCCAGGCCTTCAGTGAAATCATCTTCTTCGAGAACAAGGACGCTTACGATCGCTTCACCAGCGGCCAGTTTGAATTCGAGGCCTCGGCCTCGGCTGTGGCCATTACCGCAGGGGCACAGGCCAAGGCCGGCACCGACGGCGCCACCGCCAGCGCCAGCACCAGTTCTTCCGATGCAGAGCAGCGCAATGTTGGTTATCGGCGCGGCATGGCAGTTTTCGTCCATATCAAAGGCGGGCTGATGTACGAAGCCAGCATCGGCGGCCAAGCTTTCCAGTTCACACCGCTGAACAAATAA
- the msrA gene encoding peptide-methionine (S)-S-oxide reductase MsrA translates to MKRIFILSAISFLLATHAFAATAILAGGCFWCMESDFEKLSGVTDVVSGFTGGTLPNPTYNGNHEGHYESVEVTYDPQQLSYQQLLDYYWLQIDPFDDGGQFCDRGHSYLAAIFYANDEEKKLAEASKAEVQKMFPKQKVVTEILPATTFWPIKGDESYHQDFAKNNPIRYNFYRWNCGRDQRLKEIWGDKATHH, encoded by the coding sequence ATGAAACGAATCTTTATCCTGAGTGCGATATCGTTCCTCCTGGCGACTCACGCCTTTGCCGCAACCGCAATCCTGGCCGGAGGCTGTTTCTGGTGTATGGAGTCGGATTTTGAAAAATTATCCGGGGTCACGGACGTTGTCTCCGGTTTTACCGGTGGAACGCTGCCCAACCCGACCTATAACGGCAACCATGAAGGGCACTACGAATCCGTTGAAGTCACCTATGATCCGCAGCAGTTAAGCTACCAGCAACTGCTCGACTATTACTGGTTGCAGATCGATCCCTTTGACGACGGCGGTCAATTCTGCGATCGCGGGCACAGTTACCTGGCGGCGATTTTCTACGCCAATGACGAGGAAAAGAAACTCGCCGAAGCCAGCAAAGCCGAGGTGCAGAAGATGTTCCCGAAGCAGAAAGTCGTGACGGAGATTTTACCGGCCACAACTTTCTGGCCGATCAAAGGTGACGAAAGTTATCACCAGGATTTTGCCAAGAACAACCCGATACGCTATAACTTCTACCGCTGGAACTGCGGTCGCGACCAGCGTCTCAAGGAAATCTGGGGCGACAAGGCGACTCATCACTAA
- a CDS encoding DUF5602 domain-containing protein — MVGNKRFHPQVSGWLLALATAALWSGCAAHQPKMAAATYEGPATAIGAGNARSFVTLDAAGKPETIGIRLSAAALRGLPAEEPKDAIEREYLLRLPPQAAGLGYDHIGIDWNPHGHLPQGIYDKPHFDFHFYFIDTAARERISAVGADLERAHRLPAAELMPAGYILPPGTEVPRMGAHAIDPQGAEFSGQGFTKTFLYGFYDGRMIFIEPMITTAFLETKPALHTPIAVPEQYPGPGYYPIRYGVVYNDARQEYEITLEGLTRH, encoded by the coding sequence ATGGTCGGGAACAAAAGGTTTCATCCTCAGGTATCGGGCTGGTTATTGGCCCTGGCGACAGCCGCGCTGTGGTCCGGCTGCGCGGCTCATCAGCCAAAAATGGCTGCTGCAACTTACGAAGGTCCGGCCACCGCAATCGGGGCCGGGAATGCCCGCTCCTTTGTGACCCTGGATGCCGCCGGAAAACCGGAGACCATCGGTATCAGGCTGTCCGCGGCCGCTTTGCGCGGCCTGCCGGCAGAGGAGCCCAAAGACGCCATTGAGAGGGAATATCTGTTGCGACTACCGCCGCAAGCGGCAGGCTTGGGCTATGATCACATCGGCATCGACTGGAACCCGCACGGGCATCTCCCGCAAGGAATCTACGATAAACCTCACTTCGATTTTCATTTCTATTTTATCGACACCGCGGCTCGCGAGCGGATTTCCGCAGTCGGTGCAGACCTCGAACGAGCCCATCGGCTGCCGGCCGCGGAGTTGATGCCGGCCGGCTACATCCTCCCGCCAGGGACCGAGGTGCCGCGCATGGGAGCCCATGCGATCGATCCCCAGGGCGCCGAATTCTCCGGGCAGGGGTTTACCAAAACTTTTCTCTACGGTTTTTACGACGGCAGAATGATTTTTATCGAGCCCATGATCACCACCGCATTTCTGGAGACCAAACCGGCGCTTCACACCCCGATCGCGGTTCCTGAGCAATATCCCGGACCGGGCTATTATCCCATCCGCTACGGAGTTGTTTATAACGATGCCCGGCAAGAATATGAGATCACTTTGGAAGGGCTGACCAGGCACTAA
- a CDS encoding class I SAM-dependent methyltransferase: protein MMTKDNRQHQADIVSQFSRQAIPFTQVPGHFDALQLLLDMAAVDAADEVLDVACGPGLVACEFARHAKHVTGIDLTPAMIEQAMKRQQEQGQTNLDWDVGEAVSLPYADNSFSLVITRYSFHHLLAPEQALGEMIRVCRPGGRVLVADVAVAAEKSAAYDRLEILRDPSHTHALSQAEFTDLFQNSGLTGCRQSGYGVDIEFESQLKASFPNPGDESVIRRMVTEDIGKDQLGIKLRREQGQIVYTVPIAVYVGWKPC, encoded by the coding sequence ATGATGACCAAGGACAACCGGCAGCATCAGGCCGATATCGTCAGTCAATTTTCCAGGCAGGCCATTCCCTTTACCCAGGTTCCAGGACACTTCGATGCCCTGCAGCTGTTGCTGGACATGGCCGCGGTTGATGCTGCTGATGAGGTTCTTGATGTGGCCTGCGGGCCAGGGTTGGTCGCCTGTGAATTCGCCCGGCACGCCAAACATGTCACCGGGATCGACCTTACCCCGGCAATGATCGAGCAGGCCATGAAGCGGCAACAGGAGCAAGGCCAGACCAATCTTGACTGGGACGTCGGCGAAGCAGTGTCCTTGCCCTATGCGGACAACAGTTTTTCGCTGGTGATAACACGCTACAGCTTTCATCATCTGCTGGCGCCTGAGCAGGCTTTAGGGGAAATGATCAGAGTCTGCCGGCCCGGCGGCCGGGTGCTGGTCGCTGATGTCGCTGTTGCCGCAGAAAAATCGGCAGCCTACGATCGTCTGGAAATCCTTCGCGACCCCTCTCATACCCATGCGCTGAGCCAGGCGGAGTTCACGGACCTGTTTCAGAATTCAGGCCTGACCGGCTGTCGGCAGAGCGGTTATGGGGTCGATATTGAGTTTGAAAGCCAGCTCAAGGCCTCTTTCCCCAACCCCGGGGATGAGTCTGTCATTCGCCGGATGGTAACCGAGGATATTGGCAAGGACCAACTGGGAATCAAGCTGCGGCGTGAACAGGGGCAGATTGTCTATACCGTACCGATTGCGGTCTATGTCGGTTGGAAACCTTGCTGA
- a CDS encoding AraC family transcriptional regulator, which produces MNIDKLPKLAPVVVGYRKDPQLPVIPLAMQINNAGCAAAHAHPRGQLIYASSGVMRVICGGDIWIVPPAQAVWVPPEVEHEVYFPGAVAPRNLFIDPTATAGLPEQCTVIKVSPLLRELILKAVQIGDNYTSDSADFRLMMVILDELQQAEPTPLHLPMGHDQRLLRVIDGLLHYPGNRSDLQSWARLAGASERTLARLFVRETGLTFGSWRKRLLLQEAVDRLGRGDNVTRVAFDLGYHSLSAFIEMFRQALGSSPGQFLRQRQETGETRTDDGNDSRMKF; this is translated from the coding sequence ATGAACATCGACAAACTGCCAAAACTTGCACCGGTCGTCGTCGGCTACCGGAAAGACCCGCAGCTACCGGTGATCCCCCTGGCCATGCAGATCAATAACGCCGGCTGTGCGGCAGCCCATGCCCACCCCCGCGGGCAACTCATCTACGCCAGCAGCGGGGTGATGCGGGTCATCTGTGGCGGGGACATCTGGATTGTGCCGCCGGCGCAGGCCGTCTGGGTACCGCCGGAAGTCGAACACGAAGTCTATTTCCCCGGCGCTGTTGCGCCCCGCAACCTGTTTATCGACCCCACCGCGACCGCCGGACTCCCCGAACAGTGTACGGTGATCAAAGTTTCTCCCCTGCTCCGCGAGCTGATTCTGAAGGCGGTTCAGATTGGCGACAATTATACTTCGGACAGTGCGGATTTCAGACTGATGATGGTTATTCTCGATGAACTGCAACAGGCGGAACCAACCCCGCTGCACCTGCCGATGGGTCACGACCAACGCCTGCTCCGCGTTATCGACGGGTTACTGCACTATCCGGGAAACCGTAGCGATCTGCAGAGTTGGGCCAGACTTGCCGGGGCCAGCGAACGCACGCTGGCCCGGCTCTTTGTGCGGGAAACCGGGCTGACGTTCGGGTCCTGGCGAAAACGGCTGTTGTTACAGGAGGCGGTCGACCGGCTGGGACGGGGGGATAATGTCACCCGGGTGGCGTTTGATCTTGGTTATCACAGTCTGAGTGCCTTTATCGAGATGTTCCGCCAGGCTCTCGGCAGTTCCCCCGGTCAGTTTCTGCGCCAGCGGCAGGAGACCGGCGAAACTCGTACTGACGATGGCAACGACAGCAGGATGAAGTTCTGA
- a CDS encoding transglutaminase-like domain-containing protein, translated as MKHLLLILITLLFAVPAFATTQSGTYTWTFDLSNQDSSQETRLWIPYPVSNSEQLINAIHWEGNYAEAAVYTERTFSSPLLYVAWKKGTLDRKLTLTFHAERSEQIKRDFPKTAAAYDPRDFALYLAPTSLGPINGQVKELSDQITAGKTGILEKARAIYDWTVDNTFRDPDTRGCGLGDVTALLRRPGGKCADISSIYIALARAAGVPTREVLGIRTGKNKDQDVSTWQHCWAEFYLPGYGWVPVDPADVRKAMLVQKLDLSDPRVAELRDYYWGRVDPYRIRLSEGRDLQLNPPQSGEPVNYLMYPFAQVGGETLDWLDPQTFKYQITWKQD; from the coding sequence ATGAAACATCTGCTTCTCATCTTGATCACTCTGCTGTTCGCAGTGCCGGCTTTCGCAACCACCCAGTCCGGAACCTATACCTGGACTTTTGATCTATCCAACCAGGACAGCAGCCAGGAGACCAGGCTCTGGATTCCCTATCCCGTCTCCAACTCGGAACAGCTGATCAATGCGATTCACTGGGAAGGGAACTACGCCGAAGCGGCTGTTTATACCGAGCGCACTTTTAGTTCACCGCTGCTCTACGTGGCTTGGAAAAAGGGCACCCTGGACCGCAAACTGACGCTGACTTTTCATGCCGAGCGCAGCGAACAGATCAAACGGGATTTCCCCAAAACCGCCGCTGCTTACGATCCGCGTGACTTTGCCCTCTATCTGGCTCCGACCAGTCTGGGACCCATCAACGGTCAGGTCAAAGAGCTGTCCGACCAGATCACCGCCGGAAAAACGGGGATTCTTGAGAAAGCCCGGGCGATCTACGACTGGACCGTCGACAATACTTTTCGCGATCCGGACACCAGAGGCTGCGGGTTGGGTGATGTGACGGCCCTGTTGCGTCGTCCTGGCGGCAAGTGTGCCGACATCAGTTCGATCTACATTGCCCTGGCCCGGGCCGCCGGAGTGCCGACCCGTGAAGTTCTGGGCATCCGTACCGGTAAAAACAAGGACCAGGACGTCTCCACCTGGCAGCACTGCTGGGCCGAATTTTACCTGCCCGGTTACGGCTGGGTGCCGGTCGATCCGGCCGATGTCCGCAAAGCGATGCTGGTGCAGAAATTGGACCTGAGCGATCCCAGGGTGGCCGAACTGCGTGACTACTACTGGGGGCGGGTTGATCCATACCGGATTCGCCTCAGTGAAGGGCGCGATCTGCAGCTGAATCCGCCGCAGTCCGGTGAACCGGTCAATTACCTGATGTACCCCTTCGCCCAGGTCGGCGGAGAAACCCTCGACTGGCTTGATCCGCAGACCTTTAAATACCAGATCACCTGGAAACAGGACTGA